ATCAACCAATCATTCCAGCATATGAAAATCTCCATCATCGGTTCCGGTAACATGGGTCAGGGTCTGGCCCGCCTCCTCTCCGCCAAACACGAGGTCACGCTCGTCTCTCGCCAAGCCTCGGCCGACGGCGCCAAACTCCCCGGCGTCGCCTCCGCCACCTACGCCGACGGCGTGAGCGAGGCCGAAGTCGTTTTCTTCGCTCTGCCCTACGAGGGCGTGAGCGCCGCCGCCGAGAAACTCGGCGACCTCGCCGGCAAGCTCGTCGTCGATATCACCAACCCGCTGACCGCCGACTACATGGGTCTCACTCTCGGCTACAGCACCTCGGCCGGCGAACAGATCGCCGCCCTCTTCCCGCAGGCCAAGGTGGTGAAGGCCTTCAACACCATCTTCGCGCCCGTTCTCGCCCTCGCC
This portion of the Actomonas aquatica genome encodes:
- a CDS encoding NADPH-dependent F420 reductase — protein: MKISIIGSGNMGQGLARLLSAKHEVTLVSRQASADGAKLPGVASATYADGVSEAEVVFFALPYEGVSAAAEKLGDLAGKLVVDITNPLTADYMGLTLGYSTSAGEQIAALFPQAKVVKAFNTIFAPVLALAAQGAKSLPTVLIAGDDADAKETVRQLATDMGFSAVIAGPLSTARYLEPLGGLQIRLAYAEGHGAEVGFTFGPVA